Proteins from one Ketobacter alkanivorans genomic window:
- a CDS encoding elongation factor P hydroxylase, whose translation MAQPEHQIEDIIALFNQCFLQPYNTRLVKGGDEPIYLPAGPGQPNHELHFAHGFYRSALHETAHWLIAGAARRQQVDFGYWYEPDGRSAEQQMIFEQVEVKPQALEWILSVAAGIRFQVSVDNLNGEATDSNPFKQAVYQQVLTLIQQGLSTRAETLRLSLCHFYGQSEQLTPEQFDPLSL comes from the coding sequence ATGGCACAGCCGGAACATCAAATAGAAGACATCATCGCACTGTTCAATCAGTGCTTTCTGCAGCCCTACAACACTCGCCTTGTAAAAGGTGGTGATGAACCCATTTACCTGCCTGCCGGGCCAGGGCAGCCCAACCATGAACTGCACTTTGCCCACGGCTTCTATCGCAGCGCCTTGCACGAAACCGCCCATTGGCTGATTGCTGGCGCAGCCCGGCGGCAGCAAGTGGATTTTGGTTATTGGTACGAGCCGGATGGTCGCAGCGCCGAACAGCAAATGATTTTTGAGCAAGTTGAAGTCAAGCCGCAGGCCTTGGAGTGGATATTGTCGGTTGCCGCAGGCATTCGCTTTCAAGTGAGCGTGGATAATCTCAATGGCGAAGCCACCGATTCTAACCCGTTCAAACAGGCGGTATATCAGCAGGTGTTAACCCTTATTCAACAAGGATTGTCCACGCGAGCAGAGACGTTACGCCTGTCGCTGTGCCACTTTTATGGTCAAAGCGAGCAGCTCACCCCGGAACAATTCGATCCACTCAGTCTATGA
- the cobO gene encoding cob(I)yrinic acid a,c-diamide adenosyltransferase: MTDKHQQRMAAKKAVMDAKIAKATEERGILILMKGNGKGKSSSAFGTMARSLGHGKRCAVVQFLKGREETGELKFFRDHPMVDWHVMGDGFTWETQNKEQDIATAQKAWETARPYLSNPAYDLLIFDEMSYMFKYHYLDVEPVVEALQQRPKHQNVIITGRTMATPLQEIADTISSVEDERHAFRLGVKAQAGIEF; encoded by the coding sequence ATGACAGATAAGCATCAACAACGTATGGCGGCTAAAAAAGCCGTCATGGACGCTAAAATTGCCAAAGCCACCGAAGAGCGGGGCATTCTTATCCTGATGAAGGGCAATGGCAAGGGCAAGAGCAGCTCAGCGTTTGGCACCATGGCGCGCTCGTTGGGCCATGGCAAACGCTGTGCCGTAGTACAGTTTCTAAAAGGGCGAGAGGAAACCGGCGAGCTGAAATTCTTCCGTGATCACCCCATGGTGGATTGGCATGTGATGGGGGATGGGTTCACCTGGGAAACCCAGAACAAAGAGCAGGACATCGCCACCGCCCAGAAAGCCTGGGAAACCGCCCGCCCTTATCTCAGCAACCCAGCCTATGACCTGCTGATATTTGACGAAATGAGCTACATGTTCAAATACCATTATCTGGACGTAGAGCCAGTGGTAGAAGCCCTGCAACAACGCCCCAAGCACCAGAACGTGATCATTACCGGTCGAACCATGGCGACCCCGCTGCAGGAAATTGCAGACACTATCAGCTCTGTTGAGGACGAGCGTCATGCGTTTCGTCTGGGGGTGAAGGCCCAGGCCGGGATCGAATTTTAG
- a CDS encoding MATE family efflux transporter, whose protein sequence is MNKHPSPFWQECKRILLLSFPIVIAQFAQTANGFVDTVMAGRVSPDDLAAVAVGSAIWVPVFLFLVGVMQGLTPFVAQYRGRSDHTAIGAVVQQGLWLAIPLGLLGLLIMRSMQPVLQLMSVDDAIQPMILGYLDGLSWGFPAITLFLALRALTEGMSFTKPIMVVSLIGLAVNIPVNYVLIYGKLGFPALGGVGCGWATFVVMWLMLILMSIYCIAFDRDQGTGLFQRFVGPRLPQITNIIKVGLPIGLSIFIEVSLFCIIALFIAGIGAQVVASHQIALNAASMTFMIPLSLSLALTVRVGTNLGKGDVAAVHNSTWSGLAIILVIALFNSSMMALFRTQIAGIYTDDPMVIELAAGLLLFAALFQISDCLQVSANGVLRGMKDTAWPMLITVLAYWCLGLPIGYSLGLTDWVVPAMGARGFWIGLLVGLTAAAIMLCGRVIWRLRSMPHPGYSRQFT, encoded by the coding sequence ATGAATAAACACCCATCACCATTCTGGCAGGAGTGCAAACGCATTCTGTTGTTGTCGTTCCCCATCGTGATCGCTCAGTTTGCCCAGACCGCAAACGGGTTTGTGGACACGGTGATGGCTGGCCGGGTTAGCCCGGATGATCTGGCGGCGGTTGCCGTGGGTTCTGCGATCTGGGTGCCGGTGTTCCTGTTTCTGGTGGGTGTCATGCAGGGCCTTACTCCATTTGTGGCGCAATACCGGGGGCGCTCGGATCACACCGCCATCGGAGCAGTGGTGCAGCAGGGCTTATGGCTGGCAATACCCTTGGGGCTGCTGGGCTTGCTGATAATGCGCTCCATGCAGCCAGTGTTGCAACTGATGAGTGTCGACGACGCCATCCAGCCAATGATTCTAGGGTATCTGGACGGATTATCCTGGGGCTTCCCGGCTATCACGCTGTTCCTTGCCTTACGGGCGCTGACCGAAGGCATGTCATTTACCAAACCCATTATGGTGGTAAGCCTGATCGGGCTGGCGGTGAATATCCCGGTTAACTATGTTCTGATCTACGGCAAGCTGGGTTTCCCTGCGTTAGGCGGTGTGGGTTGTGGCTGGGCGACGTTTGTCGTCATGTGGCTGATGCTGATTTTGATGTCAATATACTGCATCGCATTCGATCGCGATCAGGGCACCGGGCTGTTTCAACGCTTTGTCGGCCCAAGGCTTCCGCAAATAACCAATATCATCAAGGTGGGGCTGCCCATCGGCCTTTCGATTTTTATCGAGGTGAGCCTGTTCTGTATCATTGCCCTGTTTATTGCCGGTATCGGTGCCCAGGTGGTTGCCAGTCATCAAATTGCGCTGAACGCAGCCTCTATGACGTTCATGATCCCGCTCAGTCTGTCCCTGGCGCTGACGGTCAGGGTCGGAACCAATTTAGGCAAGGGCGACGTGGCGGCGGTGCATAATTCTACCTGGAGTGGTTTGGCCATTATCTTGGTGATAGCGCTGTTCAATAGCAGCATGATGGCGCTTTTTCGCACCCAAATTGCCGGTATTTACACGGATGACCCTATGGTGATTGAGCTGGCCGCTGGCCTGCTGCTGTTTGCTGCCCTGTTTCAGATATCCGATTGTCTGCAGGTCAGCGCTAATGGTGTATTACGAGGCATGAAAGACACTGCCTGGCCGATGTTGATTACGGTACTGGCGTACTGGTGCCTGGGGCTGCCCATCGGCTACAGCCTGGGCCTGACCGACTGGGTTGTGCCTGCCATGGGAGCCCGTGGCTTCTGGATCGGGCTGTTGGTGGGGCTGACTGCGGCTGCGATTATGCTGTGCGGGCGAGTGATTTGGCGGCTGCGCTCCATGCCGCACCCAGGCTATTCCAGGCAATTTACCTAA